TAGTGAGAGATTTCACACACATGAATAGCGAACACCGGGAACGTTAAATTCGTCATAAAGTTTGTTGCGACAGTTACATCATTTGTGTCGTTGTCAGTTAAAAAGGTCAATAAAACATGTAACTGATGCATAAAAGTATGGGGGAAGTTTAATTGAATTTTCATGGGGTATTGTTATGTTTTCTATCAACTCTTATTTTGTTGGAGTGTTTGAAATGTGTTGAATTGATCTCTGCTCTGGTTTTGCATTATgtagaaaatttgttcaatgTTCTAATTGGTTTCTTCATAGTAATCATAAAGGATTGTCCAGTTTCTTTTTATCGACGTCTTCAAAGTGAACGTCAGTACAAGTAGCTTTTTACCCATGTTCAGTGATGGACATTGGTAAAAGTTTCCTTTTTAGCGACATTTGCAAAATAGACGTCGATAAAAAGAAACTGGACATTGGTAACACCACGTGTCGTTAAAGGCTGTTTTTCACCGACATTTTTCTCTAAGTGTCGATAAAAATGAACATTCACCGACATTTGCCACTGGAATTCGGTATCGACCTAAGTTTTCCCAAGCGTCGTTGAATCCAAATTTTCCTGTATTGTGGTTTCAAgatccttttctattttcttgttgattttgGGTGATAAGATGGTAACTTATTGGGGTGATGTATATGGgggaattgaaattttttttctaacggATATTTctgaataaaaattttaaaacctttGCTGAAAAACAGCTGCTATGTATTAGCGATGGTTTATATTATGGCGATAGATTATAATGGTTTATCATCCGACAATATCAAGCTGCCAGCAAATTTCAATTCTCCCATGCACATGGTCACCCCCAGTGAAAGTAAAGTagaaagccaaaagaaaaaagttaaaagaggATGAAAATGCCTCCTCTTAAGAAGGTGCCCATGTTAGTCACCAAACATAAAACCCGCTCTCCACGTTCAGATCCGATGTATCTTAAAAACTTATCTTTCCATAAAATTTCAGTATTTCTGCAAACCGGGagtcatcatttttttcatttaatgaaagaaaagagcaTTCATCTATATTCCATGTTTGCATATTCTTTGAGTCTCGATATGTTGATATCGAGTTAGTTCACACTTATCTTTCcgtaaaattttcaatattacTGCAAACCGGAAgtcatcattttttcattaagtGAAAGAAAGGAGCACTCATCTTATATATTCATGAGAAGCAATAGCAACGAAATAAAGTCTGACACGTTATGGGATCACCGCGTAGAGAAAGAGTTTGATcaaattaacaaagaaagaaTGCTGAAGATTGAGCAAATGAAACCAGAGGACTAGGGAGTCCACATTCTATTGTTTTCTCAAAGTCTTGGGGCGGTCAATTTGTTATTGATATTACGTGGAAGTCCTAGACGGGGCaatttttgcgtttttttcaaaattaaatccTACATTTGTTGGGGGAGATGGAGAAGAGCTGAAACTGTCCCTCCTTCCACTTCTCCTCAAATTTGAAGGTATCTAAAATCGTGCCTTGTATAtaattcaaattatatatatatatatatatatatatatatatataaagtaagtAAGGTTGACCACTTAACGCATTCCAATTCTGTCGTAGTTGGTATCCTCAACAACGGCGAAGGCTGAAAATTGAGGAAGGGGAAGAGGACGGGTCAAACGCTGTTTCTAGTTGCATTTCTTATTCTCCAAACGCTTGCTTTGGGATCCCAACGTGCCAAATTGGCCCTATAAATATGAGCTCAGGCAGGTTTCTCAAGACCATCAATGGTCGTTGGCTGATATATTaactcatttcaaaatttatacatTCTTTCCTCCATAGATCCGATCCCTTCTCAATTCCCAATTCCCTGTCCTAATGGCTTCTTCCAATTCCTCAGTGACCGCTTTCGGCGGTTTCCATCCTTTCGGCGGTTTGCAGCCGATCCCGGACGTGAAGAACAACATGCATGTACAGGAGCTGGGTAAGTTTGCGGTGGCTGAATTCAACAAGAAGCACCAAGAAGCAGCAGCCCTAGTGTTCGTAGAGGTGGTGGAGGCTCAGAGCCAGGTGGTGGCCGGAACCAACTACAGACTGCATATCGAGACCCTCAAAGCAGGGTGTGTCAGGCACTACAAGGCTCTTGTGTATGAGAAGACATGGGAGAACGTCAAGACCCTGACATCGTTTGAGCCTGTTTTCCCTTGATTAAGCAATGCTTGCTTGCTGCTGCCATCTTCTGTGTTGAACCTCTCTGCATTCATTCCGTTCATAGCTCATGATAAAGTTCTATGGAACGATCATAGAACCCCTTGTCGTTGCATGTTTCTCTGTTCGTCTACGATCTGTTTCTAGTCACAATCAGTTCTTTGGTGATCGTGCAATAAGCCGTTTggcattgtttaattttttatgtccTGAAAGTGTTGTTTGTAGTTCTTCCAATTAATTAAATTCTGTTGCATGCATGTCATGGATCACAGCAAAATTTAAGTACGACATCCCATTGGAATTGGATTTATATAAATATGCGATCGGTTTGAGAAtctaaatatcctatatccgaTATCCAATATCGACGAAGTTTAACATATTGTAACGTGGtttggattcaatttaaaaatcagattctaaccagatttggattgtgaatgcagattcagatatggtacagattttttttcatttgtgtcTCTAGTTGGATATATGAATATTCAAAGAAATGAATACATTAaaaagtatatctgattcaaTTCCAATCCATTGGCATGCCTCCGACTGAACCAAGTTTCCTCTTACATGGAGCTACTTTTATAAGCATTGACACAATCCCGGCTCTCTATGAGTAAGTATCAGATTGGAttgaaatttaataaatgacacaATTCTCTGGTCCCCGACCTCTGCCCCTGTTTACGAGTAGGAAAGTACAAAATTAACATAATTCTTGGTTTTCTGAATTGTTAAGAAAGTAGCAGTTTGAGAAGTGTGCAACAGTGAAATTGGATGAAAACTCAGTCCCAGTCGATGAAGATCAGTTTATAGCATTGGTTGATGATGTGGGATTGACAATAGGCCCTTGAGATGTCAATGTAACAAGAGCTAGCTATGGGACAGTGAAAGGAACAATGCACTGTCACACAGAGCAGAGTACAATAGAGTAGATGAAAACAGAACAAAGAAATGATATATTGGAAACAGCGGCAGCCAGTAAACATATGGTTGTCGTTGTTTCACCATTGGTCAAATATTCATGGTGATCTGAGTTCATATGAattcagatccatggatttatgGTCGGACCTCCCCTCGTCTAACCTTAAACCCATGACTTTTgacatgtagcatggatttcaaatcataATCATTAGTTTGactgaaaatcttccaaaacacACCATTTTAGGCATCCTCCGAACTAAAATCTGAGGCTACCAAAAACAACCTATAAGTTGTGCCTTCACCATAAATTTATTTGGCTGCACTTTGTTGCatgatctttttctctctctctctctctctctctctctctctctatatatatatatatatatatatatatatatatatatatatatatatatggagagagaggaaaacagGTAGCTACCAAACTTTCCTCTACAAGACCTaaacaagattttttattttttttttaggagcaATTTTGGCCTATTAAAAAACAGGTTGTGTTTTAGATATATCACTTAATCTCTACCACTTGATCATTTTTTAGTTGATGGATTATATGATTCTCATCAAAACCTGGTATAGAATGGTCAAGTTAATGTTTTGTTTTCGGTGTCCCTTGAAAAGGTGAGTCTGTAGTGGGCCATTTTAGTGACCTTTTTACCTGACAAGGCCACAAGTGATGCAATTGTCGCATTGAACTTTATAGCGAATCTAGCATCCCTGGTGTTGGCCCTACTATAATATGCCAGTGCTCTTTGCCACAACTATAATTTATcgatttacaaaaataaaaaaaatgtttctaacGCTGGCTCAAAATTTCATAGAAGGTGAAATAGCTGCCACGGTATAGAGTTTCATCACCTCAATAAGCTATCATCTTAATGATCTTGAAACCACACATGGATTCACTGACGCATGGGTCAATACCGCCATCCAACAGCAAATATCagtgaaaattcattttttagcgatgttgagagaaaaatgtcgGTGAAAAATAGCCTTCACCAACGTTCACCAATGCGTGGCATTTTTATGCCCGTTTTACGAACGTCGCTAAGAAGGAACTTTTAT
Above is a window of Nymphaea colorata isolate Beijing-Zhang1983 chromosome 8, ASM883128v2, whole genome shotgun sequence DNA encoding:
- the LOC116258815 gene encoding cysteine proteinase inhibitor A-like — translated: MASSNSSVTAFGGFHPFGGLQPIPDVKNNMHVQELGKFAVAEFNKKHQEAAALVFVEVVEAQSQVVAGTNYRLHIETLKAGCVRHYKALVYEKTWENVKTLTSFEPVFP